A single window of Helicobacter macacae MIT 99-5501 DNA harbors:
- the thrB gene encoding homoserine kinase codes for MPTDFTTPFSISVPATSANLGPGLDVLGLSLDFRNEFSLYPASATSIEIYGEGEGVKRFIVDNMFVKVFYKTIRMLNEEYAKGKGQPQYRFVFHNKIPISRGMGSSSAIIIGAISAAYRALGLQLDRDSIVQKALSYEPHPDNITPATFGGLNVAMLGEGKDRGKVLHIKHNMPSCLRAVMVIPHRSTSTKISRQSLPKKYSFNDAVYNLSHASLLVASIMQEKWDLVRQASRDRFHQERRMRSTPVLFAVQKCALENGAILSTLSGSGSSFLSLCLEDDTKRLFDALSAKFGKLRVVEMGLDNEGIKLEK; via the coding sequence ATGCCGACAGACTTCACAACACCTTTTTCTATCAGCGTGCCTGCTACAAGTGCAAATCTAGGACCGGGCTTAGATGTGCTAGGACTTAGCCTAGATTTTCGCAATGAGTTTAGCCTCTATCCTGCAAGTGCGACAAGCATAGAGATTTATGGCGAGGGCGAGGGTGTGAAGCGGTTTATCGTGGATAATATGTTTGTCAAGGTGTTTTATAAAACCATAAGAATGCTAAATGAGGAATACGCCAAAGGCAAGGGGCAGCCACAATATCGCTTTGTATTTCACAACAAGATTCCCATTTCGCGCGGTATGGGCTCTAGCTCGGCTATCATCATCGGTGCGATTAGCGCGGCGTATAGGGCTTTGGGCTTGCAGCTTGATAGGGACTCTATCGTGCAAAAGGCTTTGAGTTATGAGCCACACCCTGATAATATCACTCCTGCGACATTTGGCGGGCTAAATGTCGCTATGCTGGGCGAGGGCAAAGATAGAGGAAAAGTGCTTCATATCAAGCATAATATGCCTAGCTGTTTGCGTGCGGTTATGGTTATCCCGCACCGCTCGACTTCGACAAAGATTTCTCGCCAAAGCCTGCCCAAAAAATACAGCTTCAATGACGCTGTGTATAATCTCTCTCACGCTTCACTTCTAGTAGCGTCTATAATGCAAGAAAAGTGGGATTTGGTGCGACAAGCAAGTAGGGATAGGTTTCATCAAGAGCGCAGAATGCGCTCCACTCCCGTGCTATTTGCCGTGCAAAAATGTGCCCTAGAAAACGGAGCGATTTTAAGCACGCTATCTGGCAGTGGCTCAAGCTTCCTTAGCCTATGCTTAGAAGATGATACAAAAAGACTTTTTGATGCGCTAAGTGCGAAGTTTGGCAAACTTCGCGTGGTAGAAATGGGACTAGATAATGAGGGAATAAAACTAGAAAAATGA
- a CDS encoding NADP-dependent isocitrate dehydrogenase, with protein MKITYTLTDESPALATYSFLPIAKAFCNHASIEIATSDISLSARVLAQFPELLKDSQRVPDTLGALGKLVQEKDCNLIKTPNISASIPQLKATIKELQSKGYNVPEFPDEPKDDAQKAIKEKYQKVLGSAVNPVLRAGNSDRRSTKAVKDYARKNPYRTIPFDKNSKTIVSYMKDGDFFDNEKAVLIAKPTNAKIIFKDSNGNVATLKENLKLEKDEILDATFMDSAKLYEFYKAQIALCKKEGILFSLHLKATMMKVSDPVLFGYAVRAYFEEIFERFGDELNALGVNPNNGVAEILSKIESSPKKSEILALYNEILQKSAKISMVNSDKGITNLHIPSDVIVDASMPAMLKNGAKLWDSSGKECDTNAVIPDKTYATIYEAVIEDLHKNGTLEPSKLGSVSNVGLMAKKAQEYGSHDKTFIAPSDGEFSILDESGNALLSHKVRKGDIYRANQAKIDAVLNWIDLGIERAELTGEKAIFWLDEKRASNKIMAEIVRKRLSEKGKSMEILAPKEACLASLALIRAGKNAISITGNVLRDYLTDLFPILELGTSAKMLSVVPMLNGGAMFETGAGGSAPKQVEQLVEENHLRWDSLGEFLALQASLEFYAQRNSNAKAKVLADALDSAIGQWLDNNKAPSRKVGEDDNRTSHFYLAMYFARALANQSADSQISTFFGAVASELESNEQSIRAEFNGAQGKKVDLGGYYKLDDDKCNGIMRPSKVFNAVIEKIAKG; from the coding sequence ATGAAAATCACCTACACATTGACAGACGAATCCCCAGCTCTAGCGACTTACTCGTTCCTCCCCATTGCAAAGGCATTTTGCAATCACGCTAGCATAGAAATTGCCACAAGCGATATTTCGCTATCTGCGCGAGTTTTAGCGCAATTTCCTGAACTCCTAAAAGATTCCCAGCGCGTCCCTGACACGCTTGGCGCACTTGGCAAACTCGTGCAAGAAAAGGACTGCAACCTTATCAAAACGCCCAATATTTCCGCTTCCATTCCGCAGCTAAAAGCCACGATAAAAGAGCTCCAAAGCAAAGGTTATAATGTGCCAGAATTCCCCGATGAGCCAAAAGATGACGCACAAAAGGCAATCAAAGAAAAATACCAAAAAGTGCTAGGAAGCGCGGTAAATCCCGTGCTTCGCGCAGGAAATTCTGACAGACGCAGCACAAAGGCAGTCAAAGACTACGCGCGTAAAAACCCATATCGCACAATTCCCTTTGATAAAAACTCCAAAACCATTGTAAGCTATATGAAAGATGGCGACTTTTTTGACAACGAAAAGGCAGTGCTCATAGCCAAGCCCACAAACGCTAAAATCATATTCAAAGATTCAAATGGCAATGTAGCCACGCTAAAAGAAAACCTCAAATTAGAAAAAGATGAGATTTTGGACGCGACATTTATGGATAGTGCGAAGCTCTATGAGTTTTACAAAGCCCAAATCGCGCTATGCAAAAAAGAGGGGATTTTGTTTTCCCTCCACCTCAAAGCCACGATGATGAAAGTAAGCGACCCTGTGCTCTTTGGCTATGCTGTGAGGGCGTATTTTGAAGAGATTTTTGAGAGATTTGGCGATGAGCTAAACGCATTAGGCGTAAATCCAAACAACGGCGTAGCTGAAATCCTAAGCAAGATTGAATCTAGCCCTAAAAAAAGTGAGATTCTCGCGCTCTACAACGAGATTTTGCAAAAATCCGCCAAAATCTCAATGGTAAATTCTGACAAAGGCATCACAAATCTCCACATTCCAAGCGATGTGATTGTCGATGCTTCAATGCCCGCTATGCTAAAAAATGGCGCGAAGCTCTGGGATAGCTCGGGCAAAGAGTGCGACACAAACGCGGTAATCCCCGATAAAACCTACGCCACGATTTATGAAGCCGTAATCGAGGATTTGCACAAAAACGGCACACTAGAGCCAAGTAAGCTAGGGAGCGTAAGCAATGTCGGGCTAATGGCAAAAAAAGCCCAAGAATACGGCAGCCACGATAAAACTTTCATCGCGCCAAGTGATGGCGAGTTTAGCATACTCGATGAGAGTGGCAACGCGCTTTTAAGCCACAAAGTGCGCAAAGGCGACATTTATCGCGCAAATCAAGCAAAGATTGACGCGGTGCTAAATTGGATAGATTTAGGCATTGAGAGAGCCGAGCTAACGGGTGAGAAGGCGATTTTTTGGCTTGATGAAAAACGCGCGAGTAATAAAATAATGGCTGAAATTGTGCGCAAACGACTAAGCGAAAAGGGCAAATCTATGGAGATTCTCGCTCCCAAAGAAGCGTGCCTAGCCTCCCTAGCCCTAATCCGCGCAGGGAAAAACGCCATAAGCATTACGGGCAATGTGTTGCGCGATTATCTCACCGATTTGTTCCCAATTCTAGAGCTTGGCACAAGTGCTAAAATGCTCTCCGTTGTGCCTATGCTAAATGGCGGGGCGATGTTTGAGACAGGGGCGGGAGGAAGTGCACCTAAGCAAGTCGAGCAGCTCGTAGAGGAAAACCACTTACGCTGGGATAGCTTGGGCGAGTTTCTCGCACTTCAGGCGAGTCTAGAATTTTACGCACAGCGCAACAGCAATGCAAAGGCAAAAGTCCTAGCAGACGCCCTAGATAGCGCGATAGGACAATGGCTAGATAACAACAAAGCCCCCTCGCGCAAAGTCGGCGAGGACGACAACCGCACAAGCCATTTTTACCTAGCAATGTATTTTGCTCGCGCGCTTGCGAATCAAAGCGCGGATTCACAAATCTCCACCTTTTTTGGCGCGGTGGCAAGTGAGCTCGAATCAAACGAGCAATCTATCCGCGCGGAATTTAACGGTGCACAGGGCAAAAAGGTAGATTTGGGTGGCTACTATAAGCTCGATGATGATAAGTGCAATGGCATAATGCGACCGAGCAAGGTGTTTAATGCGGTAATCGAAAAAATCGCAAAAGGGTAG
- a CDS encoding adenine-specific methyltransferase EcoRI family protein, translating into MAKNANLHSAKNAKKDEFYTQLADIENELKHYESHFKDKVVYCNCDDPLASNFFKYFFLNFKHLELKELITTCYKSQNFREVSSEDSPKKAYCLRIHKDNDISDPAKVPLPELEQLLSLSLSLS; encoded by the coding sequence ATGGCAAAAAATGCAAACTTGCATAGCGCAAAGAACGCTAAAAAAGATGAGTTCTACACGCAACTTGCGGATATAGAAAACGAGCTAAAACACTACGAAAGTCATTTTAAAGATAAAGTGGTGTATTGTAACTGCGATGACCCTTTGGCGAGTAATTTTTTCAAATACTTTTTTTTAAATTTCAAACATTTGGAGCTAAAAGAGCTTATCACCACTTGCTATAAAAGTCAAAATTTCCGTGAGGTTAGCAGTGAGGATTCGCCTAAAAAGGCTTACTGCTTGCGAATCCACAAAGATAATGACATAAGCGACCCTGCAAAAGTGCCTCTGCCCGAGCTTGAGCAACTACTCTCTCTCTCTCTCTCTCTCTCGTAG